A single Muntiacus reevesi chromosome 9, mMunRee1.1, whole genome shotgun sequence DNA region contains:
- the LOC136175644 gene encoding LOW QUALITY PROTEIN: endogenous retrovirus group K member 7 Gag polyprotein-like (The sequence of the model RefSeq protein was modified relative to this genomic sequence to represent the inferred CDS: deleted 2 bases in 1 codon) — protein MGQGSSRELFVTMLKTMLKVRGVTVAKHKLEKFLLFVEEVCPWFPEDGTVNIETWKKVGEQIQQYYSLHGAEKVPLDAYSLWTLIRDCLDPEHESKKLETALKNIIGKPPTLPTAPPSEHGSDMAEKPPVQSSSDSDSELDPAEQAEDPWELFAAEKTAVKTQAELSPFSEVKKLLTTVTKRLDALNLKLFSQPLCPSNQLPSQPPSVIAGLDPPRADMQKGSEASAQALCVKNTSELSPLQLAIRQARQQGETLAGFPILFPVLEDAQQRRYYEPLPFKQIKELKQACAQYGPTAPFTMSIIENLNSQYLPPNDWKQVSKACLSGGDYLLWISEFGEQCGNFVDRNRQNGLQVTFEMLMGEGAYRATNQQLNYPPEAYPQINEAALIAWKRLPTSNKKSEDLSKIRQGPDEPYQDFVARLLDSVSRVIGDEEAGMVLTHQLAYENANSACQAALRPYRKKGGLTDYIRICADIGPSYMQGLTIAAALQGKTVKEILYQQANKGKIKNRVNRPPGSCFSCGQMGHRAIQCPQTKGETTNKQTGGPNLCPRCKRGRHWAKDCRSKTDINGKVLAPVSGNWVRGQPQAPKQCYGALQENDQGAISNPEKEPPQAAQDWTSVPPPIQY, from the exons ATGGGTCAAGGTAGTAGTAGAGAACTTTTTGTAACTATGCTTAAGACTATGCTAAAGGTGAGAGGAGTTACTGTTGCTAAACATAAATtagaaaagtttttgttgtttgtagaagAAGTTTGTCCTTGGTTCCCTGAGGATGGGACTGTAAATATAGAAACTTGGAAGAAGGTGGGAGAGCAAATTCAGCAGTATTATTCTTTACATGGGGCTGAGAAGGTACCGTTAGATGCCTATTCATTATGGACTCTTATCAGGGACTGTCTGGACCCTGAACATGAAAGCAAAAAATTGGAGACTGCATTAAAGAATATAATTGGCAAACCTCCCACCTTGCCTACTGCTCCTCCTTCGGAGCATGGTTCTGATATGGCAGAAAAACCCCCTGTACAGAGTTCCTCTGACTCTGATTCTGAATTAGACCCTGCTGAGCAAGCAGAAGATCCGTGGGAGTTATTTGCTGCTGAAAAAACCGCTGTTAAAACACAAGCGGAATTATCCCCATTTTCGGAGGTTAAAAAATTGCTTACAACTGTGACTAAGcgtcttgatgctcttaacttaAAGCTTTTTTCCCAGCCCTTATGTCCCTCTAATCAGTTACCATCGCAGCCTCCGTCTGTTATTGCGGGATTAGACCCACCGAGAGCTGATATGCAAAAGGGGTCTGAGGCTTCCGCACAGGCACTATGTGTAAAAAACACCTCCGAACTGTCTCCCCTCCAACTTGCAATTCGCCAGGCGAGGCAACAGGGAGAAACCTTGGCAGGATTTCCTATCCTTTTCCCCGTCCTTGAAGACGCTCAACAGAGAAGGTATTATGAACCCCTGCCAttcaaacaaattaaagaattaaaacaagcCTGTGCTCAGTATGGACCAACTGCTCCTTTTACTATGtccatcattgagaatttaaatagTCAATATTTACCTCCTAATGATTGGAAGCAGGTCTCTAAGGCCTGCCTCTCTGGGGGAGATTATTTGCTATGGATATCAGAATTTGGAGAGCAATGTGGAAATTTTGTGGACAGAAATAGACAGAATGGTCTGCAAGTGACTTTTGAAATGCTTATGGGGGAAGGAGCCTATAGGGCTACTAATCAGCAATTGAATTATCCCCCTGAAGCTTATCCCCAAATAAATGAGGCAGCTTTGATAGCTTGGAAGCGGCTTCCTACATCTAATAAAAAATCTGAagatttgtcaaaaataagacaGGGTCCTGACGAGCCTTATCAGGATTTCGTGGCTCGTCTCCTTGACTCAGTATCGAGAGTTATAGGAGATGAAGAAGCAGGTATGGTTTTAACCCATCAGCTGGCATATGAAAATGCTAACTCTGCTTGCCAGGCTGCTTTGAGACCctacagaaagaaaggaggacTGACTGATTATATCCGGATTTGTGCAGATATTGGGCCATCATATATGCAAGGTTTAACCATTGCAGCTGCCCTACAGGGAAAAACTGTTAAAGAAATATTGTACCAACAAGCTAACAAGGGAAAGATTAAGAATAGAGTTAACAGGCCCCCTGGCAGTTGTTTCTCCTGCGGACAGATGGGACACCGAGCTATACAATGCCCCCAAACGAAAGGAGAAACGACCAATAAACAAACTGGAGGCCCTAATTTATGCCCCAGATGTAAAAGGGGACGGCACTGGGCAAAAGATTGTAGATCTAAAACAGATATTAATGGAAAAGTGCTTGCACCTGTGTCGGGAAACTGGGTGAGGGGCCAGCCCCAGGCCCCGAAACAATGTTATGGGGCACTTCAGGAAAATGATCAGGGAGCAATTTCCAACCCAGAG AAAGAGCCACCTCAGGCAGCGCAGGATTGGACCTCTGTTCCTCCACCTATACAGTA